One genomic window of Tatumella citrea includes the following:
- the nudC gene encoding NAD(+) diphosphatase: MEREITASDSGWWVVSQLNKLWLPGGELPHGNAKDFSLSGSRGQPIGEWQGETVWLVDDSKPQDMASLRQLLQGDSGLFRMAGRGVQLAEFYRSHRYCGYCGQEMHRSRTEFACLCGHCHERYYPQIAPCIIVVIRRGDQLLLAQHVRHRNGIYTALAGFTEVGETLEQTVAREVMEESNIKIKNLRYVASQPWPFPQSLMMAFLADYDSGEIRIDPKELLDAGWYRYDELPQLPPPGTIARRLIEDTVALCRQDEE; this comes from the coding sequence ATGGAACGCGAAATAACCGCTTCAGACAGCGGCTGGTGGGTAGTGAGTCAGCTGAATAAACTCTGGTTACCCGGGGGAGAACTTCCCCACGGCAACGCTAAGGATTTTTCGCTCAGTGGTTCTCGTGGCCAGCCGATAGGGGAATGGCAGGGCGAAACTGTCTGGCTGGTGGATGACTCAAAACCTCAGGATATGGCGTCACTACGCCAATTGCTACAGGGTGACAGCGGGTTATTCAGAATGGCCGGACGCGGAGTTCAGCTGGCAGAATTTTATCGCTCTCATCGCTATTGCGGTTATTGTGGCCAGGAAATGCATCGTAGCAGGACAGAATTTGCCTGTCTGTGCGGGCATTGTCATGAGCGTTATTACCCACAGATAGCTCCCTGCATTATTGTTGTTATCCGCCGGGGAGATCAGTTATTGCTGGCGCAGCATGTCAGGCATCGTAACGGAATTTACACCGCCTTAGCCGGATTTACCGAAGTCGGAGAAACTCTGGAACAAACTGTTGCCCGTGAGGTTATGGAAGAGAGCAATATTAAAATCAAAAACCTGCGTTATGTCGCCTCACAACCCTGGCCTTTTCCACAATCGCTGATGATGGCTTTTCTGGCTGATTATGACAGCGGCGAGATACGCATCGATCCGAAAGAGCTGCTGGATGCTGGCTGGTATCGTTACGATGAATTACCACAGCTTCCTCCTCCGGGAACTATTGCACGCCGGTTGATTGAGGATACGGTAGCATTATGCCGGCAGGATGAGGAGTAA